aAACATGTGTCTTTAGTTTGAAGCAATCACTTCTGTTTGGAAGATTTGGTACAAAGAGATTCTTGTTTAAGCCTGGTGTACTTGGCTTGATTGAACTGTGCAACTGGCAAATCACAATTTTCATTAGTGTAATGTAAGTGTACTAGTGTGTTATAATGTATATGTTCTAGCATTTTATTGACTTAGTGCACTGCACCCCAATTGGGTGAGATGAGCTTTATGCAAGGAACTTTGCTTGATTCAATGTTTGATCACTGGCTGCACAGTTATTTTTGTACATTGAAACAGAAGACTCAGCTATAGGAAATATGTTTTCTTCTTATGCTGTGCTCCAgtaatttttttactttctgACTTCTAATACATAGTTGATTGATATTTTGAATTCAATTATTGTACATGACACTTAATTTGTGCTACTTCTGATAAAAAATTATCACTAATTATGATAGTTATATTGAGCTATTTTGCATTTTAATGGATGCTTTGATTCACACAGAGGATGCTACCAAAAGGGCAATGCCTTCCTATTTTAATTTACCACCACTGGATGTTTCTGCTGCATTTCCACAAGCAACTCCAGCATCTACATTTCCTCCTTGTGGTAAGAAATTTCTATGATAATTTGGTCATtttaaaagggaaaaaatgtTTTCGTATCTTAAGATCAATCAGGGCTGCAAGCTAAGACTTAAGGATCTGTTTATGTTAGAACCCTAAAAACTAGAAGCCTAGGGACATGATATCCTCATTTGTATTCATCATTTATTATTCACCTGGAAGTAATATGGCTTATAGACCAGATCTAGTTGAGGCGCAGAGAGGCAGAGCTTCTCTGCCCCTAATAGGTGGCTTtatcaattattaatttttctatTATAAGTCACTAGGCTTCTAATACCCTGTTCAACCTTCTGTTCTTCCTAGTATATACTCAGTACTCACAGAATTGGAGCTCTAATAGAGTTCTATAAGATATCAAATTCATGCCAATTTTCATTCTTTCACACTTGTAAATGATTACTGTAGGCTTCGGAGTCCAGGTAgactttttaatttaaatatgctcCTTTCCCCCTTGAAGCTAAAATAGCTCAAGTGGCAAGAgctgggggacatatgggttggggaggggaaggtccagggatcAAATCCCTGGAGGGGAAATTTGGccgatcaaaaaaaaaatatcatgttgatTTTCTGTCATAGTGATAAGGTTGGACATAATACTCTGATGCTATAAGTTTTGATTCACATTCTACATggttcccccccccccttttgtCCATATTGAATGGCTTGGAAAGTTGGTATTTTTTGCGGATATTTTGATTGAAAGAAGACATGCTTCAGGAATTTATGTCCATTTTACCTCTCTTGATGTTTGAAAACTCCAGCTTCAGattattttcaatttgatgACTTGCTGACACCAGAGGAGCAGGCcatcaagaagaaagttagAGAGTGTATGGAAAAAAATATTGCTCCAATAATGACCGAGGTATGTTTCTGCGATGCTATCATGCTATTACTGTTTGGACGCAAATTAGTGCAATATAAAATTGTTGATGTTATCTCTTTTCTTATTTCAATCACACCATCTCATTGCTTTTATGTTTTTTCGTCAGTATTGGGAGAAGGCCAAGTTCCCATTTCATGTTATTCCAAAGCTTGGTGCATTGCGTATTGCTGGTGGCACAATCAAGGTTCGCTCTGCATATTTTCCTATATTATTTTAAGGTATTACATAAGGTCAAGGGAGTTATGAGCAAGCTCTGATTCTCAGGGTTACGGTTGTCCCGGTCTTTCTATAACTGGAAGTGCTATAGCTATTGCAGAAGTTGCAAGGGTTGATGCAAGCTGTTCAACTTTTATTTTGGTCCATTCATCCTTGGCAATGCTCACTATTGGTAGTACCTTTGTTTCTCAATAATCATTCTCTAAATATTGTTTCATATATATTGAATGGATTTCTGTCAGTAGTTCCtgatatttttttaacttttgattAACTGTCAAGTTTAGCATTGTGTGGATCAGAAGCTCAGAAGGAAAAATATCTGCCTTCGCTGGCACAGTTAGAAACTATAGCATGTTGGGTAAATTGCCTATCTTAGAATTGATTTGTTTTGCATTTTTTCTGAAGTAGCACTTCTCAAAGTAGGTTATTTTCTTAACATTAGGCTTTGACTGAACCTGACTATGGAAGTGATGCCAGTGCTTTGAAGACCACTGCAACTAAGGTGCTTCGCTCtttgtgttttattttctatttgctTCTTCAGCTAGATGCATTTTGCTTTTTTTCGACTTATTTGTCTTTTTAATTAGTCATATTGTCACTTTGCGCAATGGTTCCGAAGTTCAATAGTGCTGATGTTCTTGTCTTGCTTTGCTTTGAAATAATCAGGTAGAAGGAGGTTGGATCCTGGAGGGCCAAAAGCGGTGGATAGGAAACAGTACATTTGCTGATCTGTTGGTTGTCTTTGCTAGGAATGCGACAACAAATCAGATAAATGGGTTTGTGATATATGTTCTTATTTTCATTATTCAGTCTGTGTGCATATGCAAGCTTATTTATGAATTATTAGCTTATTTATAATAGACAAACTCATCTGATAGCCATGCAGATCCACTTATTTATATTATACTCTTGCTCTGCACACCCCATAACAAAAAAGAGGGAGTGAATGCAATGATTTGATCTGGTAAAAACTAAAATGTTAACCTGATGGATGCCCATTATGGCCCGTggaattctttttcttttttatacatTGGAAGATGGCCCGTGGAATTCTTGCATGCACTAAAAGACCAGTGGGAGAGATTTCTCTGATTATGGGGACACATGAAAGTGAAGAATATCTACAGTCAAAACGAAAGTTTAAATTACTTAGTACTGTTGAGATATATCCACATATGTTCTGTTATGATAGA
This portion of the Lotus japonicus ecotype B-129 chromosome 3, LjGifu_v1.2 genome encodes:
- the LOC130748816 gene encoding acyl-coenzyme A oxidase 4, peroxisomal-like, producing MTLLSSKNPEDATKRAMPSYFNLPPLDVSAAFPQATPASTFPPCASDYFQFDDLLTPEEQAIKKKVRECMEKNIAPIMTEYWEKAKFPFHVIPKLGALRIAGGTIKGYGCPGLSITGSAIAIAEVARVDASCSTFILVHSSLAMLTIALCGSEAQKEKYLPSLAQLETIACWALTEPDYGSDASALKTTATKVEGGWILEGQKRWIGNSTFADLLVVFARNATTNQINGYIVKKDAPGLTVTKIENKIGLRIVQNGDIVMRKVFVSDEDRVAGLDSFQDISKVLAVSRVMVAWQPIGISMGIYDMCHRYLKERKQFGAPLAAFQINQQKLVQMLGNIQAMILVGWRLCKLYETGKMTVGQASSGKSWITLRARETAALGRELLGGNGILADFLVAKAFCDLEPIYTYEGTYDINTLVTGREITGFASFKPVPQRSRM